A stretch of the Tamandua tetradactyla isolate mTamTet1 unplaced genomic scaffold, mTamTet1.pri scaffold_91_ctg1, whole genome shotgun sequence genome encodes the following:
- the LOC143673300 gene encoding uncharacterized protein LOC143673300 isoform X1 gives MQPLELVNLKDIVIEFTHEEWAMLVTSQRKLFRYVMLENISHLLSVGYPVCKSDIASKLVQGEELWEEGIGLFQSQNSGRESSLKKQEMLSMHSICKNDISNVMSLRQNSHFQKNGIVCSEFPEDCTHSSRVTQHVLNHKGRKPYLSNLFGKALDDQSPFNQQKHFHTRSKSYECHLIEKSFVQNSGHAHYNGIHIGEKTCEYHLCGKAFTKYSEQRQYERIHTEEKPYVCHICGKDFTLHSYLGVHERIHTEENPYECHICGKAFIQCSALRQHERIHTGEKRYVCHLCGKVFTQYSGLRRHENTHTGEKPYECHLCGKTFSFPFYLREHERIHTGEKPYECHLCGKAFTRCSTLRQHERIHTGEKPYVCHHCGKAFTQCSSLRRHESTHTGEKPYECHLCGKTFSFSSYLRAHERIHTGQKPYECHQCGKAFTLGSYLKAHERIHTGEKPYECHLCGKAFTQCRALRNHKRIHTGEKRYECYLCGKVFTHYCNLKRHEKTHTGEKPYKCHLCQKVFTHYSNLRKHKRTHIVVKS, from the exons ATGCAGCCACTG GAGTTAGTGAACTTAAAAGATATAGTCATAGAATTCACTCATGAAGAGTGGGCCATGCTGGTTacatcccagagaaagctgttcagatatgtgatgctggagaatatcagtcatctgCTCTCAGTGG GCTATCCTGTCTGTAAATCAGACATAGCTTCAAAACTGGTTCAAGGGGAGGAACTGTGGGAAGAAGGAATTGGATTGTTCCAAAGCCAGAATTCAG gCAGGGAAAGTagtcttaaaaaacaagaaatgctgTCCATGCATTCTATCTGCAAAAACGACATATCTAACGTCATGTCATTG aggcagaattctcattttcaaaagaatgGCATTGTATGTAGTGAATTTCCAGAAGATTGTACTCACAGTTCCAGAGTGACTCAACATGTACTAAATCACAAGGGAAGGAAACCCTACCTCagcaatctatttggaaaagcccTCGATGACCAATCACCTTTTAATCAACAAAAGCATTTTCACACTAGAAGTAAgtcatatgaatgccatctaatTGAGAAATCCTTTGTTCAAAACTCTGGCCATGCACATTACAATGGAATTCACATTGGAGAGAAGACCTGTGAATATCATctttgtgggaaagcctttactaAGTATTCTGAACAGAGACAatatgagagaattcacactgaaGAGAAACCTTATGTATGTCATATATGTGGTAAAGACTTCACTCTTCATTCTTATCTTGGtgtacatgagagaattcacactgaaGAGAATCCTTATGAATGTCAtatatgtggaaaagcctttattCAGTGTTCTGCCCTTAGACAACATGAAAGAATTCATACTGGGGAGAAACGTTATGTATGTCATCTATGTGGTAAAGTCTTCACTCAATATTCTGGACTTAGACGACATGAGaacactcacactggagagaagccctatgaatgccatctatgtgggaaaaccttcagctttcctttttatcttagagaacatgagagaattcacactggagagaaaccatatgaatgtcatctatgtgggaaagccttcactcgaTGTTCTacccttagacaacatgagagaattcacactggagaaaaaccttatGTATGTCATCATTGTGGTAAAGCCTTCACTCAATGTTCTAGCCTTAGACGACATGAGAgcactcacactggagagaaaccctatgaatgtcatctatgtggaaaaaccttcagtttttcttcttatcttagagcacatgagagaattcatactggacagaaaccatatgaatgccatcagtgtgggaaagctttcactcttgGCTCTTATCTTAAAgcacatgagagaattcacactggagagaaaccttatgaatgccatctatgtgggaaagccttcactcaatgTCGTGCCCttagaaatcataagagaattcacacaggagagaaacgtTATGAATGTTATCTCTGTGGTAAAGTCTTCACCCATTATTGTAACCTTAAACGGCATGAgaaaactcacactggagagaaaccttataaatGTCATTTATGTCAGAAAGTCTTTACCCATTATTCTAACCTCAGAAAACATAAGAGAACACACATTGTAGTGAAATCTTAg
- the LOC143673300 gene encoding uncharacterized protein LOC143673300 isoform X2, with protein sequence MLSMHSICKNDISNVMSLRQNSHFQKNGIVCSEFPEDCTHSSRVTQHVLNHKGRKPYLSNLFGKALDDQSPFNQQKHFHTRSKSYECHLIEKSFVQNSGHAHYNGIHIGEKTCEYHLCGKAFTKYSEQRQYERIHTEEKPYVCHICGKDFTLHSYLGVHERIHTEENPYECHICGKAFIQCSALRQHERIHTGEKRYVCHLCGKVFTQYSGLRRHENTHTGEKPYECHLCGKTFSFPFYLREHERIHTGEKPYECHLCGKAFTRCSTLRQHERIHTGEKPYVCHHCGKAFTQCSSLRRHESTHTGEKPYECHLCGKTFSFSSYLRAHERIHTGQKPYECHQCGKAFTLGSYLKAHERIHTGEKPYECHLCGKAFTQCRALRNHKRIHTGEKRYECYLCGKVFTHYCNLKRHEKTHTGEKPYKCHLCQKVFTHYSNLRKHKRTHIVVKS encoded by the exons atgctgTCCATGCATTCTATCTGCAAAAACGACATATCTAACGTCATGTCATTG aggcagaattctcattttcaaaagaatgGCATTGTATGTAGTGAATTTCCAGAAGATTGTACTCACAGTTCCAGAGTGACTCAACATGTACTAAATCACAAGGGAAGGAAACCCTACCTCagcaatctatttggaaaagcccTCGATGACCAATCACCTTTTAATCAACAAAAGCATTTTCACACTAGAAGTAAgtcatatgaatgccatctaatTGAGAAATCCTTTGTTCAAAACTCTGGCCATGCACATTACAATGGAATTCACATTGGAGAGAAGACCTGTGAATATCATctttgtgggaaagcctttactaAGTATTCTGAACAGAGACAatatgagagaattcacactgaaGAGAAACCTTATGTATGTCATATATGTGGTAAAGACTTCACTCTTCATTCTTATCTTGGtgtacatgagagaattcacactgaaGAGAATCCTTATGAATGTCAtatatgtggaaaagcctttattCAGTGTTCTGCCCTTAGACAACATGAAAGAATTCATACTGGGGAGAAACGTTATGTATGTCATCTATGTGGTAAAGTCTTCACTCAATATTCTGGACTTAGACGACATGAGaacactcacactggagagaagccctatgaatgccatctatgtgggaaaaccttcagctttcctttttatcttagagaacatgagagaattcacactggagagaaaccatatgaatgtcatctatgtgggaaagccttcactcgaTGTTCTacccttagacaacatgagagaattcacactggagaaaaaccttatGTATGTCATCATTGTGGTAAAGCCTTCACTCAATGTTCTAGCCTTAGACGACATGAGAgcactcacactggagagaaaccctatgaatgtcatctatgtggaaaaaccttcagtttttcttcttatcttagagcacatgagagaattcatactggacagaaaccatatgaatgccatcagtgtgggaaagctttcactcttgGCTCTTATCTTAAAgcacatgagagaattcacactggagagaaaccttatgaatgccatctatgtgggaaagccttcactcaatgTCGTGCCCttagaaatcataagagaattcacacaggagagaaacgtTATGAATGTTATCTCTGTGGTAAAGTCTTCACCCATTATTGTAACCTTAAACGGCATGAgaaaactcacactggagagaaaccttataaatGTCATTTATGTCAGAAAGTCTTTACCCATTATTCTAACCTCAGAAAACATAAGAGAACACACATTGTAGTGAAATCTTAg